Genomic DNA from Comamonas antarctica:
GCGCGGCCTGCATCTCGCGAGCGCGTGGCACGACCAATGACCTTGCGCTCGCAAGTGGTCGCTATACTTGGCCCCAGCTCCGGGGTGTGCTTATGCGCTGAGATGCCAGACGGTCTGTGTGAACAGGCCGGCTGGCGAACCCGACGAACTTGATCCGGTTCATACCGGCGGAAGAAGAGCGAGACCCTGAAGCGGGGTGGGGGAGGCAGCAGTCAGCGGCGGGGCGTCACGCCCGCATGCCGCGGCAGCAGGCGCCACTTCATCCGCGCCACCCAAGGCTGCTCGCGCACCTGGGTGCGCGTGCGGGGCACATCCCCAGAGCCGGCGGTGGTCCGTCCACAGCCCTTGCGGCCATGGGCGCAGGTCCGGCCCGGCATTCCTCGGAGCGTTGTTGATCCAACCATCCACCGAGGAGACTGCGATGAATGCCCGTGCACCCGAACTTTCGACCCCGTCCTTCAGCGACCTGCTGGCGCAATCGCGCCTGCCGTTTCCCGCTTCCTGCAAACGCTATCTGCCCGGTCAGCTGCATGCCGAACTGCGCGTGCCGGTGCGCGATATCGCGCTGACCAATGGCGAACAGGTCAGCGTCTACGACACCTCCGGCCCGTATACCGATCCGGCGGTGCAGATCGACATCCGCCGCGGCCTGCCGGCGCTGCGCGCACCCTGGATCGATGCGCGCGCCGACAGCGAGTGGTATGTGGGACGCCCGCGCGCTGCACTCGATGACGGCAGCCAGAGCGAGGAGGCCCAGCGCCTCAAGCAGCTGCGCGCCGAGGCCGCGGGCCTGCAGCGCCAGCCGCGGCGCGCGAAAAGCGGGGCCAACGTGACGCAGATGCACTACGCGCGCCGCGGCATCATCACCCCCGAGATGGAATACGTGGCGCTGCGCGAGAATGGCCGGCGCGAATGGATCGCCGCCTACCAGCAGGACTCGGCGCGCGAAGGGCGGCTGGCGGGCAACCCGCTGGGCGCGAGCATTCCGGCCCTCATCACGCCCGAGTTCGTGCGCGACGAGGTGGCGCGCGGCCGGGCCATCATTCCGGCCAACATCAACCACCCGGAGATCGAGCCGATGGCCATCGGCCGCAACTTCAAGGTGAAGATCAACGCCAACATCGGCAACTCGGCCGTGACGTCGAGCATCGAGGAAGAGGTCGAGAAGCTGGTCTGGGCCACGCGCTGGGGCGCCGACAACGTGATGGACCTGTCGACGGGCAAGAACATCCACACCACGCGCGACTGGATCCTGCGCAACTCGCCCGTGCCCATCGGCACGGTGCCGATCTACCAGGCGCTGGAGAAGGTCGGCGGCGTGGCCGAGGACCTGACCTGGGCGATCTTCCGCGACACGCTGGTCGAGCAGGCGGAGCAGGGCGTCGACTACTTCACCATCCATGCCGGGGTGCGCCTGGCCTTCATCCACCTCACGGCCGCGCGGCGCACGGGCATCGTCTCGCGCGGCGGCTCGATCATGGCCAAGTGGTGCATGGCGCACCACCGCGAAAGCTTTCTGCACGCGCACTTCGAGGACATCTGCGACATCATGAAGCAGTACGACGTGAGCTTCAGCCTGGGCGACGGGCTGCGCCCGGGCTGCGCCAGCGACGCCAACGACGAGGCGCAGTTCGCCGAGCTCAAGACCCTGGGCGAGCTCACGCAGATCGCCTGGAAGCACGACGTGCAGACCATGATCGAGGGCCCGGGCCATGTGCCCATGCACCTGATCCAGGCCAACATGGCCGAGCAGCTCAAGCACTGCCACGAGGCGCCGTTCTACACGCTGGGTCCGCTGACCATCGACATCGCGCCGGGCTACGACCATATTGCAAGCGCCATCGGCGCGGCCATGATCGGCTGGATGGGCACGGCGATGCTGTGCTATGTCACGCCCAAGGAGCACCTGGGCCTGCCCGACCGCGACGACGTCAAGCAGGGCATCATGGCGTACAAGATCGCCGCGCATGCAGCCGATGTCGCCAAGGGGCATCCGGGCGCGCGCGCACGCGACGACGCGCTGTCGCAGGCGCGTTTCGATTTCCGCTGGCAGGACCAGTTCAATCTGGGGCTCGATCCCGACACGGCCCAGGCCTACCACGACGAGACCCTGCCCAAGGACGCGGCCAAGGTCGCGCATTTCTGCTCGATGTGCGGCCCCAAGTTCTGCTCGATGAAGATCACGCAGGAAGTGCGCGAATTCGCCGCGCGCAAGGGGCTGGCCGACGAGGCGGCACTGGCCCAGGGGCTCGAGGAAAAAGCCAGCGAGTTCCAGCAGGCCGGCGGGCAGTTCTATCTGCCGATCACACCCGTGAAGTGATGCCTATGCGCGCCTTGCGCGAGCCCAGCGCGAACAATCGAGTTGGCAGCTGCCCGCGAAACCGTTTGTCCTGAGCCTGCCAAAGGATGGAGGGCCTGAGCGCAAGATGCGAGGCCAGGCCTATCGCCGGCGCGTGTCTCAACCCGGCAGCGCAAACCGGGTCGCAATCCTCGACAAGGCTGCCGCCTGGTCCTGCAGGCTCAGCGCGGCCGCGGCCGACTCCTGCACCAGCGCGGCATTGTGCTGCGCATGGTCGCTGAGCGCATGCACGGCCGCATGCAGCGCGCTGATGTCTTGTTGCTGGCCGTGCGCCTGGCGGGTGATGTCGGCCATGCTCAGCGTGGCCTGCGCGATGGCCTGCAGCATCTGCGCGGTGCGGGCGCGCGCTTCGGTCGCCAGGCGGCTGCTTTTCTCGACCTGCGCGCCCGAAGCCTGCACCAGTTGCTTGATCTCCTTGGCCGCGTCGGCGCTGCGGTTGGCCAGCGCGCGCACCTCGGCCGCGACCACGCTGAAGCCGCGGCCGTGCTCGCCCGCACGCGCGGCCTCGACCGCGGCGTTCAATGCCAGCAGGTTGGTCTGGAAGGCCAGCGTGTCGATCACGCCGGTGATGTCGGCAATGCGCTGCGCGCTGCCCGCCATGTGGTGGATGGTGCCGGCCAGCGCCTCGATCGATTCGCCGCTGGCCTGCGCGCTTTGGCTGGCTTGCTGCGCCACCTGCTGGCCGCGGTCGGCGGCGCTGGCGGCCAGCGTCGTGGTTTCGGACAGCATGGCCAGATGCTCGCTCGCGGCTTGCAACTGCAGCGCGCCATGCTCGGTGCGCTGCGACAGGTCGTGGTTGCCGCGCGCGATCTCCTGCGATGCCTCGGCCACATGGCGCGTCGCGCCCTGCAGCTGGCCGACGAGCTCGCGCAGGCTGGCCTGCATGCGCGCCATCGCGCCCAGCATCTGCCCGGCTTCGTCCTGGCCGCGGCTGTGCAGGTCGGTGCGCAGATCGAGCGCGGCCACGCGCTGCGCGGCGCCATGCGCCAGTGCCAGCGGCTGCACGATCCAGCGGCGCAGCGCCCAGCCGAGCCACAGGCCCAGCAGCACCGAAGCCGCGCACAGCGCCAGCAGGAAGCCGCGCGCCGTGGCCGCGCTTTGCGCGGCCTGGCCCGCGGCTTCGTCCATGGCCTGGCGCTGGTGGCTCGACAGCGCCTGCAGCTGCTGCGTGAACGCCTGCGCCGCGGGCAGGAACTGCTGGTCCACGGTCTCGCGGATGCGCTGCGTGAGGCCGCTGTCGCGCGCCGCCACCAGCGCCGCGCTGGCGGCAAGAAACGCCGCATGGCGTTCGTCGAGCGCCTGCCACAGCGCTTGCTCGTTCGCGCCATGACCCGCGCCGTCCACCGCCTGGCGCAGTCTGGCGTAGGCCGCTTCGTCGGTTGCCACCTCCGCACCCAGCACGTCGCCGACCTCGGGTTCGGAACTCAAGGCCATGGCCTTGAGGCGCTCGATGTTGCGCGACTGCAGCCAGAACGCATCGGCCACCTGGCGCTCCGCCGCGCTGCGTTCGGCGATCACGCGCTGGAGCGCATCCTGGCTGCGGTCGAGCGCCCAGAGTCCCACGCCGGCCGAGCCCCAGCCCAGCGCCAGCGCCAGCGCGAAGATCAGCTGCAGGCGCGCGCCCAGCGAGCGGCGCCATGCCACGGGGGTGGACGCCGCGGGGGCATTGCGGGAGGGGACGGAGGCGGCCGGGGACGGGAAGATCCGCGGCAGGTGAAGGGCAATGGAAGAAGACATGGACACGCGCGTGAGGAAGGAGCCTGCCCGGCGCACGGCGCGCGGGCGATGCGTCGCATGCTAGTCACCGACTGTGTAATGACTGTGACATGGAGGCGGGCTGCATCACCTGGCGCGGGCGTGCGCTCGCCGCCGCGGCCGCAAAGCACAACGGCCAGGTGAACCTGGCCGTTGTGCTCGGGAAAGGCGCAGCTCGTGCAGGCTCAGCCGGCCGCCGGGCGCTGCGCGTTCTTCGGCCGGAACGCGGCGCAGACTTCGCTGCGCGTCTCGAGGTACGGACCGCCCAGCAGGTCGATGCAGTAGGGCACGGCCGCGAAGATGCCGGGCACCAGGCTCTGGCCGTCGGCATCCCTGAGGCCTTCGAGCGTCTGCGCAATGGCCTTGGGCTGGCCCGGCAGATTGATGATCAGGCTCTGGCCGCGGATCACCGCGACCTGGCGCGACAGGATGGCCGTGGGCACGAAGCGCAGGCTGATCTGGCGCATCTGCTCGCCGAAGCCCGGCATTTCCTTGTCGGCAATGGCCAGCGTGGCTTCGGGTGTGACATCGCGCAGCGCCGGGCCGGTGCCGCCCGTGGTCAGCACCAGGCTGCAGCCCGCGTCGACCAGCTCGACCAGCGTCGCGCTGATCAGATCCTGCTCGTCGGGAATCAGCCGCGCGTCGAACGTGACCGGGTTGTGCAGCGCACGGCCCAGCCAGTCCTGCAACGCTGGCAGGCCCTGGTCGACGTAGGCGCCGCTGCTGGCGCGGTCGCTGATCGACACGATGCCGATGCGCACCGCGTCATGCATCTTCTTCGTCCTCGTCCTCGTCGGCGGCGTCGGCGCCGGGCTGGGCGCTGTTGCCCGAGATCTGCGCGCGCAGCAGCGCGAAAAGTTCGCGGTAGGCGCGGCTGGCCTTGCGCGGCGCGGGCATTTCGCCCTCGGGCACGGCCGGGGCAGCGGCGGCTGCGGCCTGGCTGTCCTTGCGCGCCTGGCGGATCAGTGCGCGGATCTGCTGCGAGTCGGTGTCGGGGAAGCTGTCGAGCCATTCGGCCAGTGCGCCGTCCTCGGCCAGCAGGCGCTCGCGCCATTGCTCGGCCTGCAATACGCTGAGTTTTTCCGTGGGCGAGCCATTGCGCTGCTCGTCCATGGCGGCATGAATGGCCGCGACCTGCGATTCCTCGAGCTTGCGCATGATCTTGCCGATGTACTGCATCTGGCGGCGCTTGCCTTCGAAGTTGGTGATGCGGCGCGCTTCGGCCAGCGCATCGAGCAGCTTGTCGGACAGTTGCAGGCGCGCCAGCAGGTCGCTGCGCAGGCCGAGCAGGTCTTCGCCGAGCTTTTGCAGCGCATCGCTTTCGCGCTTCATATCGGTACGGCTGGAGTCCCAGGTACCTTTGAGTTCGGCCTTGAGTTCGAGGTCGAGTTCGCTGCCTTCGGCAACGAAGTGGCCTTTCACGAAGTAGCCTTTTTTGGGTTTGCGTGACATGGTAGGGGGCAATAGGGAGGCAACGCAGAGCGCGTCGCAGTGGCAAGTATCATAGCTGTCGCTATGAAAAAACCCCGCCCCCGCTCCGTAAGCACCGCCGCCGCGCAGGCCGATTCCGGCTTCAGCTACAGCCGTCCCTTCTTTGAAGACCTCGTGGACCGTGCCCTGGCGCATGCCAGGAAGCTTGGCGCCACCGATGCCGGCGCCGAAGCCTCCGAAGGCTGCGGCCTGTCGGTGAGCGTGCGCAAGGGCGCGCTGGAGACCGTGGAGCGCAACCGCGACAAGTCGCTGGGCGTGACCGTCTACCTGGGCAACCGGCGCGGCAATGCCAGCACCTCCGACTTCTCCGAAGCGGCCGTGGCGCAGACCGTGCAGGCCGCGTATGACATCGCGCGCTTCACGGCCGAGGATCCGACCGGCGGCCTGCCCGATCCCGCCGACATCGCCGAACCCGGCACCCATCGCGATCTGGACCTGTTCCATCCCTGGGACATCACCAGCGAGGACGCGGCGGCCCTGGCCATGGAATGCGAAGCCGCGGCGCTCAAGACGCACAAGCGCATCACCAACAGCGAAGGCGCGGGCGTCTCCGTGCAGCAAAGCCATTTCTTCAGCGCCCATTCGAATGGTTTTCGCGGCGGCTATGCCAGCTCGCGCCACAGCCTGTCGGTCGCGCCCATCGCCTCGCTGCCGGGCCGCAATGCCGAGATGCAGCGCGACGCCTGGTACAGCTCGATGCGCGCCGCCTCCGAGCTGGCCTCGCCTGCCGAGGTCGGCCGCTACGCCGCGCAGCGCGCGCTGAGCCGCCTGGGCAGCCGCAAGATCCCAACCACCGAATGCCCGGTGCTGTTCGAGTCGACGCTGGCCGCGGGCCTGCTCGGCAGCTTCGTGCATGCGGTCAGCGGCGGCGCGCTCTACCGCAAGACCAGCTTCCTGGTGGACTCGCTGGGCAAGCCGGTATTCCCCAAGCACATCGACGTGCTGGAAGACCCGTTCATCCTGCGCGGCAAGGGCAGCTCGCCGTTCGACGAGGAAGGCGTGCGCGTGCAGCCGCGCAAGGTCATCGACGCGGGCCGCGTGCAGGGCTACTTCCTGTCGAGCTACTCGGCGCGCAAGCTGGGCATGAAGACCACCGGCAATTCGGGCGGCTCGCACAACCTGGTCATGAGCTCGCGCCTCACGCGCGCCGGCGACGACCTCGATGCGATGCTCAAGAAGCTCGGCACCGGCCTGTTCGTGATCGAACTCATGGGCCAGGGCGTCAATTACGTGACCGGCGACTATTCGCGCGGCGCGAGCGGCTTCTGGGTGGAGAACGGCGAGATTGCGTTTCCGGTGCACGAGATCACCATCGCCGGCAACCTCAAGACGATGTTCAAGGGCATCGAAGCCATTGGCGCCGATACCTACAACTACGGTGCCAAGACCGTGGGTTCGGTGCTGATCAACCGCATGAAGGTCGCGGGCAGCTGAAGCGCAGGCTGGCTCCCCTCATTGGATGTCCAGCGGAACGTAGCTGCCCAGACCTGCGTAGAAGCAGGCGAAGACCACCAGCAGCTGGCCGGTGACAGCCAAAAGCAGGTCAGGCGAACACCGGCCCATGTCGTGTGGCAGGGGTGGATCGCCGGCATCGCCCGCGGGCTCCGCCGGGTCGGCCCAGGCTTGCCACCCCGCGCCGTCTTCACCCGCGGGGTAGCCCAGGGTTTCATAGGAAGGCGGGGGCGACGTCTCGAAACCCCAGTCGAAGTCGAGGTCAACAGGATAGGGCGGCGCCCGGTCGGCGTAGCTGAGGACCGGGCCACTGGCGGTCGAGTTGTTCGGCATCCTGTCTCCTTGGGTAATTGAAAATCGGACGGTGTGGGTGCCCCTGGGCAGCGCTTGTCACATGGTGAACGGGTGGGTGTCCGCTGCCGCGTGGAATGCGAACAGCCCTGGAGCGCCGATGAGGCCGCTGCAGTTGAGCGATGCGATGGACTCCGGCGGCGACACAGTGCGGCCGGGCGATGCCTGAGCTGCGGCGCTTTCATCGCTGTCGTCCAGGGTGTAGACCAGATCCTGCGGGTCTTCCTGTGCCCCGAGCAGGGCTTTGGGCCTGTCGAGATGGAAGAAATCAAATACATCGGACCGGTGGTTGCTGCAGCCGCGCTCATGGTCGATGTAGTAGATGACCGGCAGCAGTCCGGGTATCTTGCCAATGCTCAACGAGGCGATTTTCGCGGGCCCGCCGCGGTGCTCGATATATTCGAGAATGATCTGGAGATTGAACTCGCTGAGTGCATCGACGGCGGGGGCATGGGGGTTTGCAGGGTTTTTGGCATTTCCAGGCATGGTGGTTGTCCGAAATGGTGAAGCAACGCTGGCAGCGCAAGGCCATGTGT
This window encodes:
- the yjgA gene encoding ribosome biogenesis factor YjgA, which produces MSRKPKKGYFVKGHFVAEGSELDLELKAELKGTWDSSRTDMKRESDALQKLGEDLLGLRSDLLARLQLSDKLLDALAEARRITNFEGKRRQMQYIGKIMRKLEESQVAAIHAAMDEQRNGSPTEKLSVLQAEQWRERLLAEDGALAEWLDSFPDTDSQQIRALIRQARKDSQAAAAAAPAVPEGEMPAPRKASRAYRELFALLRAQISGNSAQPGADAADEDEDEEDA
- the pmbA gene encoding metalloprotease PmbA; translated protein: MKKPRPRSVSTAAAQADSGFSYSRPFFEDLVDRALAHARKLGATDAGAEASEGCGLSVSVRKGALETVERNRDKSLGVTVYLGNRRGNASTSDFSEAAVAQTVQAAYDIARFTAEDPTGGLPDPADIAEPGTHRDLDLFHPWDITSEDAAALAMECEAAALKTHKRITNSEGAGVSVQQSHFFSAHSNGFRGGYASSRHSLSVAPIASLPGRNAEMQRDAWYSSMRAASELASPAEVGRYAAQRALSRLGSRKIPTTECPVLFESTLAAGLLGSFVHAVSGGALYRKTSFLVDSLGKPVFPKHIDVLEDPFILRGKGSSPFDEEGVRVQPRKVIDAGRVQGYFLSSYSARKLGMKTTGNSGGSHNLVMSSRLTRAGDDLDAMLKKLGTGLFVIELMGQGVNYVTGDYSRGASGFWVENGEIAFPVHEITIAGNLKTMFKGIEAIGADTYNYGAKTVGSVLINRMKVAGS
- the mog gene encoding molybdopterin adenylyltransferase, producing MHDAVRIGIVSISDRASSGAYVDQGLPALQDWLGRALHNPVTFDARLIPDEQDLISATLVELVDAGCSLVLTTGGTGPALRDVTPEATLAIADKEMPGFGEQMRQISLRFVPTAILSRQVAVIRGQSLIINLPGQPKAIAQTLEGLRDADGQSLVPGIFAAVPYCIDLLGGPYLETRSEVCAAFRPKNAQRPAAG
- the thiC gene encoding phosphomethylpyrimidine synthase ThiC, producing MNARAPELSTPSFSDLLAQSRLPFPASCKRYLPGQLHAELRVPVRDIALTNGEQVSVYDTSGPYTDPAVQIDIRRGLPALRAPWIDARADSEWYVGRPRAALDDGSQSEEAQRLKQLRAEAAGLQRQPRRAKSGANVTQMHYARRGIITPEMEYVALRENGRREWIAAYQQDSAREGRLAGNPLGASIPALITPEFVRDEVARGRAIIPANINHPEIEPMAIGRNFKVKINANIGNSAVTSSIEEEVEKLVWATRWGADNVMDLSTGKNIHTTRDWILRNSPVPIGTVPIYQALEKVGGVAEDLTWAIFRDTLVEQAEQGVDYFTIHAGVRLAFIHLTAARRTGIVSRGGSIMAKWCMAHHRESFLHAHFEDICDIMKQYDVSFSLGDGLRPGCASDANDEAQFAELKTLGELTQIAWKHDVQTMIEGPGHVPMHLIQANMAEQLKHCHEAPFYTLGPLTIDIAPGYDHIASAIGAAMIGWMGTAMLCYVTPKEHLGLPDRDDVKQGIMAYKIAAHAADVAKGHPGARARDDALSQARFDFRWQDQFNLGLDPDTAQAYHDETLPKDAAKVAHFCSMCGPKFCSMKITQEVREFAARKGLADEAALAQGLEEKASEFQQAGGQFYLPITPVK
- a CDS encoding methyl-accepting chemotaxis protein; translated protein: MSSSIALHLPRIFPSPAASVPSRNAPAASTPVAWRRSLGARLQLIFALALALGWGSAGVGLWALDRSQDALQRVIAERSAAERQVADAFWLQSRNIERLKAMALSSEPEVGDVLGAEVATDEAAYARLRQAVDGAGHGANEQALWQALDERHAAFLAASAALVAARDSGLTQRIRETVDQQFLPAAQAFTQQLQALSSHQRQAMDEAAGQAAQSAATARGFLLALCAASVLLGLWLGWALRRWIVQPLALAHGAAQRVAALDLRTDLHSRGQDEAGQMLGAMARMQASLRELVGQLQGATRHVAEASQEIARGNHDLSQRTEHGALQLQAASEHLAMLSETTTLAASAADRGQQVAQQASQSAQASGESIEALAGTIHHMAGSAQRIADITGVIDTLAFQTNLLALNAAVEAARAGEHGRGFSVVAAEVRALANRSADAAKEIKQLVQASGAQVEKSSRLATEARARTAQMLQAIAQATLSMADITRQAHGQQQDISALHAAVHALSDHAQHNAALVQESAAAALSLQDQAAALSRIATRFALPG